From a single Oreochromis niloticus isolate F11D_XX linkage group LG4, O_niloticus_UMD_NMBU, whole genome shotgun sequence genomic region:
- the spag9a gene encoding sperm associated antigen 9a isoform X5, which produces MELEDGVVYQDDPGTSAMMSERVSGLANSIYREFERLIGKYDEDVVKELMPLVVAVLENLDSVFAENQEHEVELELLKEDNEQLITQYEREKALRKHAEEKFIEFEDTHEQEKKDLQSHVDRMESHSRQLELKIKNYADQIGRLEEREMDLKKEYNSLHQRHTEMIHNYMEHVERIKMQQISETSESSAVGRVRRERPLSLGIFPSSGGASLLIPDPQARAETLSTESWRFTDSSQPRSNTSLKQLDYGDPPKEREGKSAQDSTWGNSLADDCKDELSDFTGSKSATPMSTTASDMEREDGNSKSTEVQAAPGTRTISVGLPENEDSSDVKDIIESTPELDMDLIGYRPCSTPTKGIENMAFDRNTDSLFEELSSAGTGLIGDVDEGADLLVEYSGMGREVENLILENSQLLETKNALNVVNKDLIQKVDELTSEKEMLEGDLEALLQAKSKLEEKNKELEEELKKVRLEMEEAKHKANEEEESDLPTAQKKRFTRVEMARVLMERNQYKERLMELQEAVRWTEMIRASRENPTISEKKKSSIWQFFSRLFSSSSSAPAVKFESQSNTKYSTPGNTVKRSSTFSQFPTEKSKTFDFLNEDKEQCSSPSRKEQKRSQYRQVKAHVQKEDGRVTAHGWSLPSKYKVANGGQVENKMNLPVPVYLRPLDQKDASMKLWCAAGVNLSGGRAFSSTELSKQTKGSQSSLDQLEQESKDREKGEKEKELIVQDEMSSRVWVCTSTHSSTKVMVLDATQPSDLLDSFYACNTHIICIASVPGVLETDYPSGEAVPQDLESSQGDAASLAGSVASVGSAGSDSASAAEGTTAIPQTASAGVADQPAEHSATSASASTVELSRETSPAEDGVPTAEEATEATEANAGVGEEGEEDQGADQNQPGIYTEHVFTDPLGVEPTDSSVAESQRGSRQDGVTSLAEDSDPSEVEVLRMSSALPTMWLGAQNGCLYVHSSVARWRKCLHAIKLKDSILSIVHVKGRVLVALADGTLAIFHRGIADGQWDLTNYHLLDLGRPHHSIRCMTVVHDKVWCGYRNKIYVIQPKAMRIEKSFDAHPRKESQVRQLAWVGDGIWVSIRLDSTLRLFHAHTYQHLQDVDIEPYVSKMLGTGKLGFSFVRITALVVSCNRLWVGTGNGVIISIPLSEANRTTGTVPNRPGSAVRVYGDDSSVTDCAMPGSFVPYCSMAHAQLCFHGHRDAVKFFVTVPGQAMPPPGSADSGSDDPASESSDTATSETKTYLVMSGGEGYIDFRMGDEVGELDGLSESTASLQSAPAKNERSHLIVWQVTTSHD; this is translated from the exons aagtTCATCGAATTTGAAGACACTCATGAGCAGGAGAAGAAGGACCTGCAGAGCCATGTGGACCGGATGGAGTCCCACTCCCGCCAACTGGAGCTCAAAATCAAGAACTATGCAGACCAGA TTGGCAGGTTAGAAGAACGAGAgatggacctgaagaaggaaTACAACTCCCTCCATCAGCGGCACACAGAG ATGATCCATAATTACATGGAGCACGTGGAGAGGATCAAAATGCAACAGATCAGCGAGACCTCCGAGTCGAGCGCAGTCGGCCGAGTCAG GAGAGAGCGACCTCTTTCTTTGGGAATTTTCCCATCATCTGGCGGAGCATCTCTGCTCATCCCAGATCCTCAGGCCAGAGCAGAGACACTGAGCACAGAGAGCTGGAGGTTCACTGACTCGTCGCAGCCTCGCTCCAACACAAGTCTCAAG CAGTTGGACTATGGTGACCCCCCAAAGGAAAGGGAGGGTAAGAGTGCGCAGGACTCTACTTGGGGGAATTCACTGGCAGACGACTGCAAG GATGAGCTATCAGACTTCACCGGCTCCAAGTCGGCCACACCGATGTCAACCACTGCCTCGGACATGGAGAGGGAAGATGGGAACAGTAAGAGCACAGAGGTGCAAGCTGCTCCGGGGACCAGAACCATATCAGTAG gTCTGCCTGAAAATGAGGACAGCTCAGATGTGAAGGACATCATTGAGTCCACCCCTGAGCTGGACATGGATCTCATTGGGTACAGACCCTGCAG CACTCCTACTAAAGGCATTGAAAACATGGCATTTGACCGCAATACAGACTCCCTGTTTGAGGAGCTGTCCTCTGCAGGCACCGGGCTCATCGGGGACGTGGACGAAGGAGCTGATCTTTTAG TGGAGTACTCTG GAATGGGCCGGGAAGTTGAAAATCTAATTCTGGAGAATTCACAACTGCTTGAGACTAA GAACGCCTTGAATGTGGTGAATAAAGACTTGATTCAGAAAGTCGATGAACTGACAAGTGAGAAGGAGATGTTGGAGGGAGATCTAGAAGCTTTGCTGCAGGCAAAATCCAAGCTGGAGGAAAAGAACaaagagctggaggaggaacTCAAAAA AGTACGACTGGAGATGGAGGAAGCGAAACATAAAGCTAACGAAGAAGAAGAG AGTGATTTACCTACGGCTCAGAAGAAGCGTTTCACCAGAGTGGAGATGGCCCGAGTGCTGATGGAGAGGAACCAGTACAAAGAGCGACTGATGGAGCTGCAGGAAGCTGTGCGGTGGACTGAGATGATCAG GGCTTCAAGGGAAAATCCAACTatctcagaaaaaaagaaatccagcaTCTGGCAGTT CTTCAGCAGACTGTTTAGCTCCTCCTCCAGTGCCCCCGCCGTAAAGTTTGAATCCCAGTCCAATACAAAGTACAGCACCCCGGGCAACACGGTGAAGAGGAGCAGCACTTTCTCTCAGTTCCCCACGGAGAAGTCCAAGACATTTGACTTCCTCAATGAAGA TAAGGAACAGTGCAGTTCTCCATCACGTAAAGAGCAGAAGAGAAGCCAGTACAGACAGGTCAAGGCTCACGTGCAGAAGGAGGACGGACGAGTCACTGCTCATGGCTGGAGCCTGCCCAGCAAATACAAG GTAGCAAATGGTGGACAAgtggaaaacaaaatgaacttaCCTGTGCCGGTTTACTTGAGACCTCTGGACCAGAAAGATGCTTCTATGAAG CTGTGGTGCGCTGCCGGGGTCAACCTGTCCGGGGGTCGGGCATTTTCCTCAACAGAGCTTTCTAAGCAGACAAAGGGTTCTCAGAGCAGCTTGGATCAGTTGGAGCAGGAGAGTAAG GATCGGgaaaaaggggagaaagagaAGGAGCTGATTGTCCAGGATGAGATGTCCAGTCGTGTGTGGGTGTGCACTAGCACCCACTCCTCCACCAAGGTTATGGTTCTGGATGCCACTCAGCCCTCTGACCTGCTCGACAGCTTCTACGCCTGCAACACTCACATTATCTGCATCGCCAGTGTGCCAG gtgtgttggaaACTGATTATCCGTCGGGTGAGGCTGTACCCCAAGACCTGGAGTCCAGCCAAGGGGATGCGGCGTCACTGGCTGGCAGCGTGGCCAGTGTAGGCTCAGCAGGCAGCGATAGCGCCTCGGCAGCTGAGGGCACCACCGCCATCCCCCAGACAGCTAGTGCAGGTGTTGCTGACCAGCCGGCTGAGCACAGCGCCACCTCAGCCTCAG CTTCCACTGTTGAGTTGTCCAGAGAGACCAGTCCAGCAGAAGATGGGGTTCCAACAGCCGAAGAGGCAACAGAAGCAACGGAGGCTAATGCTGGCGTGGGCGAAGAAGGAGAGGAAGATCAGGGGGCTGACCAAAACCAGCCCGGAATCTACACGGAGCACGTGTTCACCGACCCACTTGGGGTGGAACCCACTGACTCCTCTGTTGCTGAATCACAGAG GGGATCCAGACAGGATGGGGTGACTTCTCTGGCAGAAGACTCGGACCCATCAGAAGTTGAGGTCCTGAGGATGAGCAGTGCACTTCCCACCATGTGGCTCGGTGCTCAGAACGGGTG TCTGTACGTCCACTCGTCTGTGGCTCGATGGAGGAAATGTCTTCATGCCATCAAACTGAAAGACTCGATCCTCAGCATAGT GCATGTTAAAGGGAGGGTCCTGGTAGCACTGGCTGATGGGACATTAGCAATTTTCCACAGAGGCATTG CAGACGGACAGTGGGATCTAACCAACTACCATCTGCTGGATCTGGGCCGGCCCCACCACTCTATCCGCTGTATGACCGTAGTCCACGATAAGGTTTGGTGCGGCTACAGAAATAAGATCTACGTCATCCAGCCAAAGGCCATGAGGATAGAG AAATCCTTTGACGCTCATCCTCGGAAGGAGAGTCAGGTACGGCAGCTGGCCTGGGTTGGAGACGGCATCTGGGTGTCCATCCGACTGGATTCAACTCTACGCTTGTTTCACGCCCACACCTACCAGCACCTCCAGGATGTGGACATCGAGCCCTACGTCAGCAAGATGCTGG GTACGGGTAAATTGGGTTTCTCATTTGTGAGAATCACCGCTCTTGTCGTATCCTGCAACCGACTGTGGGTGGGTACAGGAAATGGCGTAATCATCTCCATCCCGCTCTCTGAAG CTAACAGAACAACAGGAACAGTGCCAAATCGCCCCGGCAGTGCTGTACGGGTCTACGGTGATGACAGCTCTGTGACAGACTGTGCAATGCCAGGCAGCTTTGTGCCATACTGCTCCATGGCTCACGCCCAACTATGTTTTCACGGACACCGGGATGCTGTCAAGTTTTTCGTGACAGTGCCAG GTCAGGCGATGCCACCTCCAGGTAGTGCAGATTCAGGCTCTGATGACCCTGCATCTGAATCCTCTGACACAGCAACTTCTGAGACCAAAACCTACCTGGTCATGAGTGGAGGGGAAGGCTACATTGACTTCAGGATGG GTGATGAAGTAGGTGAGTTGGATGGTTTATCCGAATCAACAGCCAGCCTGCAGTCGGCGCCCGCCAAGAACGAGCGGAGCCACCTCATCGTCTGGCAGGTCACGACTTCTCACGATTGA